The following proteins are encoded in a genomic region of Nicotiana sylvestris chromosome 4, ASM39365v2, whole genome shotgun sequence:
- the LOC138889625 gene encoding uncharacterized protein produces MNLDLACRGSCMARPYSEIQLLLNNFTANDHNWQGEGEPRRAMKQKAIGVLELDDFSAMRADIAKLANQMNRMTMNQTQQLQYVQQMSICCEMCGDNHTSDMCPMNPESIYYVGQQNRGPMNQQAQYGNTYNANWRNHLNFSWGGNQSNQNQYRPQGNFNQPQRPPQQVEESTNDLLKKLLHDNQQLRIDFRNLERQMGQLATNQNTRPACALPSDTEKNPQVSAIALRTGRELEEVPKKRKDKPIPDGELIPKAKQEAKKDDTVSAPVNVPRPPPPFPQRLQKKNDDRHALCDLGANINLMPLSLYKKLGLGAPKPTTVMLQLADRSIAYPEGVIEDVLLKIGKFIFPTNFIILDFEADEKAPIKLGRTLLATELSMISVMEMDEQLIAPSVYLKDSLEKAIVLFESLEINDEVEEMKHILNVSCNI; encoded by the exons atgaatcttgatttaGCTTGtagaggtagttgcatggcgagaccatatagtgaaatacaacttctgctaaataacttcactgctaatgatcataattggcaaggtgagggagaaccaaggagagcaatgaaacagaaagcaatAGGGGTACTTGAACTTGATGATTTTTCAGCCATGAGAGCAGAtatagcaaaattggcaaatcaaatgaaTAGAATGACAATGAACCAGACACAACAATTGCAATATGTTCAACAAATGTCgatttgttgtgaaatgtgtggtgacaatcacacaagtgacatgtgcccaatgaatcctgaatctatttattatgttGGACAACAAAACAGAGGTCCGATGAACCAACAGGCACAATATGGAAACACTTACAATGCAAATTGGAGAAATCATCTtaatttctcttggggtggaaatcaatcaaatcagaatcaatatagaccccaaggaaattttaatcaacctcaaagGCCACCCCAACAGGTagaagaaagtacaaatgatttgttgaagaaattgttgcatgacaatcaacaactcagaattgatttcagaaatcttgaaaggcaaatgggacaGCTAGCTACAAATCAAAACACTAGACCTGCATgtgctcttccaagtgatacagaaaaaaatccgcaagttagtgcaattgcacttagaactggaagggaattagaagaagttccaaaaaAGAGAAAAGACAAACCTATACCTGATggtgaattgattcccaaagcaaAACAGGAAGCAAAGAAAGATGATACAGTTTCAGCGCCTGTGAATgttccaaggccaccaccaccttttccacaaagattgcagaaaaagaatgatgatc gccatgcactttgtgatttgggagcaaacataaatttgatgccattgtcCTTGTACAAAAAATTGGGTTTgggagctccaaaacccaccactgtgatgttgcaactagcagacaggtccatagcttacccggaaggggtgattgaagatgtgctgctgaaaattgggaaattcaTTTTCCCGACTAATTTCATTATCTTAGATTTTGAAGCAGATGAAAAAGCTCCTATTAAATTGGGAAGAActctcttggctacag aattgtctatgatatctgtcatggagatGGATGAGCAACTTATTGCCCCAAGTGTATATTTAAAGGATTCTTTAGAGAAAGCAATTGTGTTGTTCGAGAGTctggagattaatgatgaggttgaagAGATGAAGCATATTTTGAATGTATCATGTAATATATGA
- the LOC138889624 gene encoding uncharacterized protein produces MHDFIMAEYSELWNIICDGPCVPTKVLEEHPFSMSKTSKNYTDADRKAVEKNFRAKKILVCGIGPEEYNRISICDTTKEIWESLQAAHEGTTQVKQSKIDMLTTEYELFRMKDDESIQDMHTRFTSIINELHSLGETIPRNKLVRKILSILPSPWKSKVNVITESKDLQELTIKELHGEIPLVNLKNEIDVGDSSMMAVEGEENEYDSTFALMA; encoded by the exons atgcatgattttatcatggctgagtATTCTGAGTTATGGAATATCATATGTGATGGTCCTTGTGTTCCAACAAAGGTACTGGAAGAACATCCATTTTCAATGTCAAAAACTAGTAAAAACTACACTGACGCAGACAGGAAAGctgtggagaagaattttcgtgccaagaagATTTTGGTCTGTGGAATAGGACCTGAAGAATATAATAGAATCTCCATTTGTGACACTACTAAGGAGATATGGGAATCTTTGCAAGCAGCTCATGAGGGAACCACCCAAGTAAAACAGTCTAAGATCGATAtgctcactaccgagtatgaactcttccggatgaaggacgatgaatctattcaagatatgcacacaagattcacttccatcataaatgagttacactcacttggtgaaaccattcctagaaacaagctagtgaggaaaatccTCAGTATTCTGCCTAGCCCTTGGAAAAGCAAGGTGAATGTtattactgaatcaaaggacttgcaggagctgaccataaaagagctg catggggagATTCCTCTAGTGAATCTGAAGAATGAAATTGATGttggtgatagttccatgatggcagttgaaggcgaggaaaatgaatatgactcaacttttgctttgatggcctaa